In the Shewanella sp. OMA3-2 genome, one interval contains:
- the hsdR gene encoding EcoAI/FtnUII family type I restriction enzme subunit R yields MSINKAKLSETDIISKFIMPAIKSAGWNDMSQIRQEVKLRDGKVIVRGQLGVRKTVKSADIVLYHKPSMPLAVIEAKANKHEVGKGMQQALDYARLLDVPFIFASNGDGFIFHDKTKLGTSEAHQLETEIRLEDFPTPKELWTKYCIWKGYTEAQLPIINQEYHDDGTGKHPRYYQLQAINKTIEAISSGKDRVLLVMATGTGKTYTAFQIIYRLWKSRAKKRILFLADRNILVDQTKTGDFQPFGSAMTKITGRTVDPAFEIHLALYQALTGPEEHQKAFKQVDPDFFDLIIIDECHRGSASEDSAWREILEYFKSAAQVGLTATPKETDEVSNTDYFGEPVYTYSLKEGIEDGFLAPYKVVRVDIDVDLQGWRPTKGQIDNNGEVIEDRIYNQKDFDRTMVIDERTQLVAETITNYLKRTDPMAKTIVFCNDIDHADRMRRALANLNPEQMAKNEKYVMKITGDDELGKAQLDNFINPKKAYPVIATTSELMSTGVDAKTCKLVVLDQNIQSMTKFKQIIGRGTRIDDRYGKLWFTILDFKKATELFADERFDGTPEKIIKVTPEDIEDENIDIDADDDEFAGADGADIQGQHPDEDDSNQTDTINEPQGDGSFSDGEWDDGETRKINKYRVSGVTVSKVAERVQYYDSDGKLVTESFKDYTRKTMAKQFSSLDEFVKRWNDSDRKQAIIDELALEGIIWSALEDEVGKDMDPFDMICHVVYDQPPLTRAERVNNVQKRNYFTKYSATAQAVLQNLLVKYADVGVQEIENMQVLKVAPFTDYGNLSEIVKKGFGGKQEYEQAISDLEAQIYQIHQQSA; encoded by the coding sequence ATGAGCATCAATAAAGCCAAGCTTTCCGAAACCGATATCATTAGCAAATTCATCATGCCAGCCATTAAAAGTGCGGGCTGGAATGATATGTCACAAATTCGCCAGGAGGTGAAATTACGTGACGGTAAAGTGATTGTTCGTGGCCAATTAGGCGTGCGTAAAACGGTTAAATCTGCTGATATTGTGCTGTATCACAAACCCAGTATGCCACTTGCGGTAATTGAGGCTAAAGCCAATAAACACGAAGTCGGTAAGGGAATGCAACAGGCGCTTGATTATGCTCGTTTGCTCGATGTACCTTTTATCTTTGCCTCTAACGGTGATGGTTTTATCTTTCATGATAAAACCAAGCTCGGAACTAGCGAAGCACACCAACTCGAAACAGAAATCCGTTTAGAAGATTTTCCAACGCCAAAAGAGCTTTGGACTAAATACTGTATTTGGAAAGGTTACACCGAGGCTCAGTTACCGATTATCAATCAAGAATATCATGATGATGGCACGGGTAAGCATCCGCGCTATTATCAACTTCAAGCTATCAATAAAACCATCGAAGCCATTTCATCTGGCAAAGACAGGGTATTACTTGTGATGGCGACCGGTACGGGTAAAACCTACACCGCATTTCAAATTATTTACCGCTTATGGAAGTCCCGCGCCAAGAAGCGCATCTTGTTTTTAGCCGACCGTAATATCCTGGTTGATCAAACTAAGACTGGTGATTTTCAACCTTTTGGCTCTGCAATGACCAAAATTACTGGGCGCACGGTTGATCCTGCATTTGAAATTCATTTAGCGCTTTATCAAGCATTAACCGGTCCAGAAGAGCACCAAAAAGCCTTTAAACAAGTCGACCCAGACTTTTTCGACTTAATCATTATCGACGAGTGTCATCGTGGTAGTGCTTCTGAAGACAGTGCCTGGCGCGAAATTCTTGAGTACTTTAAAAGCGCCGCCCAGGTTGGACTTACTGCAACGCCCAAAGAAACCGATGAAGTCTCTAACACAGATTATTTTGGTGAGCCGGTTTATACCTATTCCCTTAAAGAAGGCATTGAAGATGGCTTTTTAGCACCCTATAAAGTGGTGCGTGTCGATATCGATGTTGATTTACAAGGCTGGCGACCCACAAAAGGCCAAATAGATAATAACGGCGAAGTGATTGAAGACAGGATCTACAACCAAAAAGATTTCGACCGTACCATGGTGATTGATGAGCGCACTCAGCTTGTGGCCGAGACAATCACTAACTACCTAAAACGTACCGATCCTATGGCCAAAACCATAGTGTTTTGTAACGACATCGATCATGCAGACCGTATGCGCCGTGCACTGGCTAATCTCAACCCTGAGCAGATGGCTAAAAACGAAAAGTACGTGATGAAAATCACCGGTGATGATGAACTAGGTAAAGCCCAGCTTGATAATTTCATCAATCCTAAAAAAGCCTATCCGGTAATCGCCACTACGTCAGAGTTGATGTCCACCGGCGTAGACGCTAAAACCTGTAAGTTAGTGGTGCTGGATCAAAACATTCAGTCGATGACCAAGTTTAAACAGATTATTGGCCGTGGAACCCGCATCGATGACAGATACGGCAAACTGTGGTTCACCATTTTAGATTTTAAAAAAGCCACCGAACTGTTTGCCGATGAACGCTTTGACGGTACACCAGAAAAAATAATCAAAGTTACACCCGAAGATATCGAAGATGAGAATATCGATATTGATGCGGATGATGATGAATTTGCTGGTGCTGATGGGGCAGATATTCAAGGCCAACATCCAGATGAAGATGATAGTAATCAAACTGACACCATCAATGAGCCTCAAGGTGATGGCAGCTTTAGCGACGGTGAATGGGATGATGGCGAAACCCGTAAAATAAATAAGTATCGCGTATCTGGCGTCACCGTCAGTAAAGTGGCTGAGCGAGTGCAGTATTACGACAGTGACGGCAAGTTAGTCACCGAATCATTTAAAGATTACACCCGTAAAACCATGGCCAAACAATTCAGCTCACTCGACGAGTTTGTTAAACGCTGGAACGACTCCGATCGTAAACAAGCCATTATCGATGAGCTCGCACTAGAGGGTATTATTTGGTCGGCACTAGAAGATGAAGTTGGTAAAGACATGGACCCATTCGACATGATTTGCCATGTGGTTTACGACCAGCCTCCACTCACTCGTGCCGAACGGGTAAATAACGTGCAAAAGCGCAATTACTTCACTAAATATTCCGCTACTGCACAAGCAGTACTGCAAAATTTACTGGTAAAATATGCCGATGTCGGCGTGCAAGAAATCGAAAACATGCAAGTGCTTAAAGTCGCGCCATTTACCGACTACGGTAATTTGAGTGAAATCGTTAAAAAAGGCTTTGGCGGCAAGCAAGAATACGAGCAGGCCATTAGTGATCTAGAAGCGCAAATTTATCAAATACATCAGCAATCAGCCTAG
- a CDS encoding N-6 DNA methylase — translation MSISSAIKSIQDIMRKDAGVDGDAQRLGQMSWLLFLKVFDAQEEELELELDDYREPIPTEFLWRNWAADNEGITGDELLEFVNDELFPQLKNLTAPIDKNPRGFVVKAAFSDAFNYMKNGTLLRQVINKLNEIDFTDSNERHLFGDLYEQILKDLQSAGNAGEFYTPRAITKFIVAVTNPQLGESIMDPACGTGGFLACAFDHVKANSVKTSDDHQTLQLQIHGVEKKQLPHLLCTTNMMLHGIEVLVQIKHGNTLNKPLSSWDEEIDVIITNPPFGGTEEDGIEKNFPSEFQTRETADLFLQLIIEVLAEPSAGKEGGRAAVVLPDGTLFGEGVKTKIKKMLMDECNLHTIVRLPNGVFNPYTGIKTNILFFTKGTPTKEVWFYEHPYPVGVKNYNKTKPMKFEEFETELAWWGNEADGFASRVENEQAWKVSIDDIIARNYNLDIKNPHVGEVISHDPLELLTDYAKQQADIQAIRDQLKGILAAALAPTPSAKREGDK, via the coding sequence ATGTCTATCAGTTCAGCAATCAAATCCATCCAAGATATTATGCGTAAAGATGCCGGCGTTGACGGTGATGCTCAGCGATTAGGGCAAATGTCTTGGTTACTCTTTCTTAAAGTGTTTGATGCACAAGAAGAAGAGTTGGAGCTTGAACTAGACGATTACCGCGAGCCAATTCCTACAGAGTTTTTATGGCGCAACTGGGCAGCTGATAACGAAGGTATTACCGGCGATGAGCTGCTTGAGTTTGTAAATGATGAGCTATTTCCTCAGCTTAAAAACTTAACCGCACCAATCGATAAAAATCCACGTGGCTTTGTGGTAAAAGCGGCATTTTCAGATGCGTTTAACTACATGAAAAACGGCACGCTACTGCGCCAGGTGATCAACAAGCTTAATGAGATTGATTTTACCGACTCAAACGAGCGACATTTGTTTGGTGACTTGTACGAGCAAATCTTAAAAGACTTACAAAGTGCGGGTAATGCAGGCGAATTTTACACTCCGAGAGCGATTACTAAATTTATTGTGGCGGTCACTAATCCACAACTTGGTGAATCTATCATGGACCCAGCCTGCGGAACCGGCGGCTTTTTAGCGTGCGCATTTGACCATGTTAAAGCCAATTCCGTTAAAACCAGTGACGACCACCAAACCCTACAACTGCAAATACATGGCGTTGAAAAAAAGCAGCTACCGCATTTATTGTGTACCACCAACATGATGCTGCACGGTATTGAAGTCCTGGTACAAATCAAACACGGCAATACGCTGAACAAGCCGCTTTCAAGTTGGGATGAAGAAATTGATGTCATCATCACCAATCCGCCCTTTGGCGGCACCGAAGAAGACGGTATTGAAAAGAACTTCCCCAGCGAGTTTCAAACCCGTGAAACTGCCGACTTGTTCTTGCAGCTCATTATTGAGGTGCTGGCAGAGCCTTCAGCCGGTAAAGAGGGCGGGCGCGCAGCAGTGGTATTGCCAGACGGCACCTTATTTGGTGAAGGCGTTAAAACCAAAATCAAAAAGATGTTAATGGACGAATGTAACCTCCACACCATAGTGCGTTTACCTAATGGGGTGTTTAACCCCTACACTGGCATTAAAACCAACATACTGTTTTTCACTAAAGGCACGCCGACCAAAGAGGTGTGGTTTTACGAGCATCCATACCCAGTAGGGGTTAAAAACTACAACAAAACTAAGCCAATGAAGTTTGAAGAGTTTGAGACAGAACTTGCCTGGTGGGGCAACGAAGCTGATGGTTTTGCATCACGAGTAGAAAACGAGCAAGCCTGGAAAGTGTCAATCGATGACATTATTGCCCGCAACTACAACCTCGACATTAAAAACCCCCATGTCGGCGAGGTTATTAGCCACGATCCACTCGAATTGTTAACTGATTACGCCAAGCAACAAGCAGATATTCAAGCGATACGCGATCAGCTAAAAGGCATTCTCGCCGCTGCACTTGCTCCAACACCTTCAGCAAAGCGTGAAGGTGACAAGTAA
- a CDS encoding restriction endonuclease subunit S, which yields MAKSLELKTNVNAESLSSEQLITGHIDIWTSAIEQKSSAGRGTSNKFSLYGIKKLRELILELAVRGKLVPQDPNDEAASVLLERIAAEKAQLVKEGKLKKQKPLPEIDEDEKPFELPERWEWSKLGSLSSDIHYGYTASAMHNSEGLRLLRITDIQNDKVNWSTVPACDISLEKAKNYLLENDDILLARTGGTIGKSYLVENINVEAIFASYLIRVRRIESMYASYIKVYLGSQLYWRQLYDNAAGTGQPNVNATALKSLLFPIPPKEEQHRIVAKVDELMLLCDALEAQTEASISAHQTLVETLLNALLLPNTTPQAPTNASNTLADSLEPAFDNSDANSPEPSLANSFEKAWLRIAEHFDTLFTTAASIDTLKQTILQLAVMGKLVPQNVNDEPAAKLLERIAAEKSQLIADKKIKKQKPLVDFEGLGEMKKPLPNSWEWIRLADTADLVRGGSPRPAGDPRFYGGDIPFLKVGDITRKSSKFVEGFNSTITEAGLHKTRLIETRTVLLSNSGATLGIPAICTFPATFNDGVAAFVERSQFIFDEYLYLYLSTLSKWFLDIASRGQGQPNLNTDIIKATWFALPPHEEQHRIVAKADELMVLCDQLKARLSDAQTNKLHLTDAIVEQAI from the coding sequence ATGGCTAAATCTCTTGAGTTGAAAACAAACGTAAACGCAGAAAGCCTTAGCTCTGAGCAATTAATAACAGGCCACATTGATATTTGGACCTCAGCCATTGAGCAAAAGTCGTCAGCAGGCCGTGGCACATCGAACAAGTTTTCGTTATACGGCATCAAAAAACTGCGTGAACTGATTTTAGAATTGGCCGTGCGTGGCAAGTTAGTGCCGCAGGATCCAAACGACGAAGCTGCGTCAGTATTGCTTGAGCGAATTGCAGCTGAAAAAGCGCAGTTAGTTAAAGAAGGTAAGCTTAAAAAACAAAAGCCGTTGCCTGAGATTGATGAAGATGAAAAGCCGTTTGAATTGCCGGAAAGGTGGGAATGGAGCAAGTTAGGTTCCTTATCAAGTGATATACACTATGGGTATACTGCTTCTGCGATGCACAACAGTGAAGGACTTCGGCTTCTTAGGATTACCGATATTCAAAATGATAAAGTAAATTGGTCTACAGTTCCTGCTTGTGATATCTCCCTCGAAAAAGCTAAAAACTACTTACTTGAAAACGATGATATTTTATTAGCTCGTACTGGTGGGACAATTGGAAAATCGTATCTTGTAGAAAATATTAATGTAGAAGCTATTTTTGCTTCTTATTTAATCAGAGTCCGTAGAATTGAATCTATGTATGCTTCCTATATAAAAGTCTATTTAGGTAGTCAACTTTATTGGCGGCAGCTCTATGATAATGCGGCAGGAACAGGTCAACCTAATGTTAACGCAACAGCATTAAAAAGCTTATTGTTTCCTATTCCTCCCAAAGAAGAACAACACCGAATCGTAGCCAAAGTCGATGAGTTAATGCTCTTGTGTGATGCCCTTGAAGCGCAAACCGAAGCCAGTATTTCGGCGCACCAAACCTTAGTCGAAACCTTGCTCAATGCACTACTACTGCCTAATACAACCCCACAAGCGCCGACAAATGCGAGCAACACTTTAGCTGACAGCCTAGAACCAGCTTTCGACAATAGTGATGCAAACAGCCCTGAGCCATCTTTGGCAAACAGCTTTGAAAAGGCCTGGCTACGCATAGCCGAACATTTCGACACGCTATTCACCACAGCAGCCAGCATCGACACCCTAAAACAAACCATCCTCCAACTCGCCGTCATGGGCAAACTCGTACCACAAAATGTGAACGACGAACCAGCCGCCAAACTACTCGAACGCATCGCAGCCGAAAAATCTCAGCTGATTGCAGATAAAAAAATCAAAAAGCAGAAACCACTAGTTGATTTTGAAGGACTTGGTGAAATGAAGAAGCCTCTACCAAATAGCTGGGAATGGATTCGATTAGCTGATACTGCAGACTTAGTTCGAGGCGGTTCACCGAGACCCGCGGGTGACCCACGGTTTTATGGCGGTGATATTCCATTTTTAAAAGTAGGGGATATCACTCGAAAAAGCTCGAAATTTGTAGAAGGGTTTAATTCCACGATTACTGAAGCAGGCCTTCATAAAACAAGACTCATTGAAACAAGAACTGTTCTTCTTTCAAATAGTGGCGCAACACTTGGTATTCCTGCAATTTGCACATTCCCTGCCACTTTTAATGATGGTGTTGCTGCGTTTGTAGAAAGATCACAATTTATTTTTGATGAGTATCTATATTTATATTTATCCACACTAAGCAAATGGTTTTTAGACATAGCCTCTCGAGGTCAGGGTCAGCCTAACTTAAATACTGACATAATCAAAGCAACTTGGTTTGCTCTTCCTCCACACGAAGAGCAACATCGCATCGTCGCCAAAGCCGATGAACTAATGGTACTTTGTGACCAACTCAAAGCCCGTTTAAGCGACGCCCAAACCAACAAACTTCACCTCACCGACGCCATCGTCGAACAGGCTATTTAA
- a CDS encoding deoxycytidylate deaminase yields the protein MDEPQNIMKELLSQRSDFILLGLTGRTGSGCTTTANILSSKSPEFPEIKDLSNDDAQFFKGMDAHRYEIVKKYANEKFPQFYAIKVSDFISASFMRTPEDDCINFFMKILGVEKDKADTFFKEFDLSSWTSNLKRYNEVIGYIFDQELNNIPSVDEAEFRALLLKYSTFSKKFKELIDKHFGVGSYVKLYQAAGNSIRRTGEISIGFESKAFKIKFLHYLPEIINRVVKVLRRSQKKTNKSTCIVIDAIRNQYEAKYFQDRYASFYLVSVNAPNEDRTNYLRKIHKFTDDEIKSIDSKESGDLGKGPVSKCGECGSKAKTATNEVEKLFTQNVKACLEISDIHLFNPRKEPQNNNILRAQLAWYISLMQHPGIVTPTSTERVMQIAYSAKLNSGCISRQVGAAVTDSDFSIKSIGWNDVADGQVPCNLRSLNGLKSNFNPTIYSKYERTDETFRTIALQKHSDFEKSLAKSGNALKGYNLSYCFKSIQNEVEGEKNQVHTRSLHAEENAFLQLAKNGSMGIKGGKLFTTASSCYFAAE from the coding sequence ATGGACGAACCTCAAAATATTATGAAAGAATTACTCAGTCAAAGAAGTGATTTTATTCTTCTTGGATTAACTGGCCGAACAGGAAGTGGCTGTACAACAACGGCGAATATTCTCTCGAGTAAATCGCCAGAGTTTCCAGAAATTAAAGACCTTAGTAATGATGATGCTCAATTTTTTAAAGGGATGGATGCTCATCGTTATGAAATCGTTAAAAAATATGCTAATGAAAAATTCCCTCAGTTTTACGCTATAAAAGTTAGTGACTTTATCTCTGCTAGCTTCATGCGGACTCCAGAAGATGATTGTATAAACTTTTTTATGAAGATTTTAGGTGTTGAAAAAGACAAGGCAGATACATTTTTTAAAGAATTTGATCTTTCATCATGGACTTCAAATTTGAAAAGATATAATGAAGTTATAGGTTACATTTTTGATCAAGAACTGAATAATATCCCAAGTGTTGATGAGGCTGAGTTTCGTGCTTTACTGTTAAAGTACAGTACATTTTCTAAAAAATTCAAGGAGCTGATTGATAAGCACTTCGGAGTAGGTTCATATGTAAAGCTCTATCAAGCAGCAGGTAATTCAATCAGAAGGACTGGTGAAATATCTATTGGGTTTGAGAGCAAGGCATTCAAGATTAAATTTCTTCATTACCTACCAGAAATAATAAATAGAGTGGTAAAAGTTCTTCGACGGTCACAAAAAAAGACAAATAAATCTACGTGCATCGTCATTGATGCTATCAGAAATCAATATGAAGCAAAGTATTTTCAAGATCGATATGCTTCATTTTATTTAGTTTCAGTGAATGCGCCAAATGAAGACCGTACTAATTATTTAAGAAAAATACATAAATTTACTGATGATGAAATTAAAAGTATAGATAGCAAAGAGTCTGGTGATCTAGGAAAAGGACCCGTGTCAAAGTGTGGTGAATGTGGCTCTAAAGCTAAAACAGCTACAAATGAAGTAGAAAAACTATTTACTCAAAACGTCAAAGCATGTTTAGAGATATCCGATATTCATCTATTCAATCCAAGAAAAGAACCTCAAAATAATAATATTTTAAGGGCGCAATTGGCTTGGTATATCAGTTTAATGCAGCATCCTGGCATTGTTACTCCGACATCTACAGAGCGAGTAATGCAAATTGCTTATTCGGCAAAATTAAATTCAGGTTGTATCTCTAGACAAGTAGGTGCAGCAGTTACAGATTCTGACTTTTCAATAAAATCTATAGGTTGGAATGATGTTGCTGATGGCCAAGTACCTTGCAATTTGAGGTCTTTAAATGGCTTAAAGTCTAACTTTAACCCTACTATTTATAGTAAATATGAAAGAACCGATGAAACGTTTAGAACTATTGCGTTACAAAAGCATAGTGATTTTGAGAAAAGCCTGGCTAAAAGTGGTAATGCATTAAAAGGTTACAATTTATCATATTGTTTTAAAAGTATTCAAAATGAAGTTGAAGGTGAGAAGAATCAGGTTCATACACGATCACTGCATGCGGAAGAAAATGCATTTTTACAATTAGCAAAAAATGGCAGCATGGGCATTAAAGGCGGTAAATTATTTACAACAGCAAGTTCATGCTATTTTGCAGCAGAATAA
- the darG gene encoding type II toxin-antitoxin system antitoxin DNA ADP-ribosyl glycohydrolase DarG — translation MAIKSVEGDLLLQQDVDAIVNTVNCVGVMGKGIALQFKKKWPANFKAYATACKAGEVKLGQMFTFELGAMALPRFIINFPTKGHWRSASRLQDVESGLKDLAKQIKLHDIRSIAIPPLGCGNGGLDWAEVKPLVIQYLSTIESLDVRIFEPTDLIKATSLVTNSSRPKMTPGQGSHTCTARNL, via the coding sequence ATGGCGATTAAATCAGTAGAAGGTGACTTACTACTGCAACAAGATGTTGATGCCATTGTTAATACAGTTAACTGTGTTGGCGTAATGGGAAAAGGTATTGCGCTGCAGTTTAAGAAAAAGTGGCCCGCAAATTTCAAGGCTTATGCAACCGCTTGTAAGGCGGGTGAAGTCAAATTAGGACAAATGTTTACCTTTGAGCTAGGCGCGATGGCGTTACCTAGATTTATCATTAATTTCCCTACAAAAGGTCACTGGCGCAGTGCTTCACGACTTCAGGATGTAGAAAGCGGGCTTAAGGATTTGGCTAAACAGATCAAACTACACGATATTCGTTCAATTGCTATTCCGCCATTAGGCTGTGGTAATGGTGGCCTTGATTGGGCTGAGGTTAAACCGCTGGTTATTCAATATTTATCGACGATAGAGTCACTTGATGTTCGTATATTTGAACCCACAGATCTAATCAAAGCAACATCTTTAGTGACTAATAGCTCAAGGCCAAAAATGACACCCGGGCAGGGCAGCCATACTTGCACTGCTAGAAACCTATAA
- a CDS encoding tyrosine-type recombinase/integrase: MTTDQLPPVLPLFDAAEYVLQGNAFINNHITRISIDKVTDAGLVIEHCADWLFEQKQSENNYKAYRSELTTYLHWCFDVVSLSPIAVTRKDIAKFIDYCQSPPQHLIGYFNVAQFKLDKASGERIPNVQWRPFIGKKQLGKCLPYQLSDNALKTKIAILSSFYGYLISEEYTERNPAQLWLKHSRFAVKRKFTLDEDNNHHAFTELQWSYVVSTVEQLAQQQPEQHQRSLFLITLLYSCYLRISEISARAGYAPIMSQFRQNPHSGVWYFHVPYSKSGKARNVAISKALLAGLVDYRRYLRLSDLPNINDQHPIFVRHKAAAHGRESGVINANLGIRQIRDEIDKLINLAADNAAKDGFEHDSQLMRKLSAHNIRHTGITHDININRRPLSHVQADAGHESIDTTSQYLHTTQTELHQSAFNKPLNHLAEIK; this comes from the coding sequence ATGACAACAGATCAACTCCCTCCAGTTTTGCCTCTTTTTGATGCAGCAGAATATGTATTGCAAGGTAATGCATTTATAAATAATCACATTACTCGTATTTCAATCGATAAAGTTACCGATGCAGGTTTAGTAATAGAACACTGTGCTGATTGGTTATTTGAACAAAAACAGTCAGAAAACAACTATAAAGCCTATCGCAGCGAGCTAACCACATATTTACATTGGTGTTTTGATGTTGTGTCATTATCACCAATTGCTGTCACACGCAAAGACATTGCTAAATTCATCGACTATTGCCAATCGCCGCCACAACACTTGATAGGTTATTTTAATGTCGCCCAGTTTAAACTGGACAAAGCCAGTGGCGAACGAATACCCAATGTGCAATGGCGGCCATTTATCGGTAAAAAGCAACTTGGTAAATGTTTACCATATCAATTAAGTGACAATGCGCTGAAGACTAAAATAGCAATATTATCATCATTTTATGGTTATTTAATTAGCGAAGAATACACAGAGCGTAATCCTGCACAGTTATGGCTTAAGCACAGCCGGTTTGCGGTTAAACGTAAATTTACGTTAGATGAAGACAACAATCATCATGCTTTTACCGAGCTGCAATGGTCCTATGTTGTCAGCACTGTCGAGCAATTAGCACAGCAGCAACCTGAACAACATCAACGCAGCTTATTTTTAATCACGCTATTATATAGCTGCTACTTACGTATCTCTGAAATCAGTGCGCGCGCAGGTTACGCGCCCATTATGAGTCAATTCAGACAAAACCCACATTCAGGTGTTTGGTATTTTCACGTGCCATATTCTAAAAGTGGCAAAGCACGTAATGTCGCTATTTCTAAAGCTTTGCTGGCTGGACTAGTTGATTATCGACGTTATTTGCGTCTCAGTGATTTACCCAACATCAACGATCAACATCCTATATTTGTCCGTCACAAAGCCGCAGCCCATGGACGTGAATCTGGTGTCATTAACGCCAATCTTGGTATTCGGCAAATCCGTGATGAAATAGATAAGCTGATTAACTTAGCTGCAGACAATGCAGCCAAAGATGGCTTTGAACATGACAGCCAACTTATGCGAAAACTTAGCGCGCACAATATTCGCCACACCGGAATAACACACGACATCAATATTAACCGTCGACCGTTATCACATGTACAAGCTGATGCAGGCCATGAAAGTATCGATACCACATCACAGTATTTACACACCACGCAAACAGAGCTTCATCAAAGTGCATTCAACAAACCATTAAATCATCTTGCTGAGATTAAATAA
- the ccoN gene encoding cytochrome-c oxidase, cbb3-type subunit I: MMNHSQSTGADYNYTIVRQFALTTVLWGIFGMSVGVLIAAQLIWPQLNFDTPWLTYSRLRPLHTNAVIFAFGTSALFATSYYVVQRTCQTRLFAPKLAAFTFWGWQLVIIAAAISLPLGMTQGKEYAELEWPIDIAIAVIWISYAIVFFGTIAKRTTSHIYVANWFFGGFILTVAVLHIVNSMVVPVSLTKSYPIYSGAVDAMVQWWYGHNAVGFLLTAGFLGMMYYFVPKQAGRPVYSYRLSIVHFWSLIALYIWAGPHHLHYTALPDWTQSLGMVMSLILFAPSWGGMINGIMTLSGAWHKLRTDPVLRFLVVSLSFYGMSTFEGPMMAIKTVNALSHYTDWTVGHVHSGALGWVAMVSIGSLYHLIPVLFNQGRMYSTNLVNVHFWLATIGTVLYIVSMWISGVMQGLMWRAVNSDGTLTYSFVESLEASYPFYFVRFIGGVFFLTGMFIMAYNVIRTVKAPKDSLPALAEAKA, from the coding sequence ATGATGAACCATTCCCAGTCTACAGGCGCTGATTACAATTACACTATTGTCCGCCAATTTGCCTTAACCACAGTGTTGTGGGGTATTTTTGGTATGTCAGTGGGTGTATTGATTGCTGCTCAGTTAATCTGGCCGCAACTGAACTTCGACACGCCTTGGTTAACGTATAGTCGTTTACGACCACTACACACCAATGCCGTAATTTTCGCGTTCGGTACTTCAGCTCTTTTCGCTACATCCTACTATGTTGTACAACGTACCTGTCAAACCCGTTTATTTGCGCCTAAATTAGCCGCATTTACTTTTTGGGGTTGGCAACTTGTTATTATAGCCGCTGCTATATCTCTACCATTGGGGATGACCCAAGGTAAAGAGTATGCGGAATTAGAATGGCCGATAGACATTGCTATTGCTGTGATTTGGATAAGCTATGCAATTGTTTTCTTCGGTACTATTGCTAAACGAACCACATCCCATATTTACGTGGCGAACTGGTTCTTTGGTGGTTTTATTCTGACAGTTGCTGTATTGCACATTGTGAATTCAATGGTTGTACCTGTGAGTTTGACTAAGTCATACCCTATTTATTCTGGTGCTGTAGATGCAATGGTTCAGTGGTGGTATGGTCATAATGCAGTGGGCTTCTTACTGACAGCAGGCTTCTTAGGAATGATGTACTATTTCGTGCCTAAGCAAGCAGGTCGTCCTGTTTATTCATACCGCTTATCTATCGTGCACTTTTGGTCTTTGATTGCACTATATATATGGGCTGGCCCTCATCATTTGCATTACACCGCTTTACCTGACTGGACTCAGTCTTTAGGTATGGTGATGTCGTTAATTTTGTTTGCACCATCTTGGGGCGGAATGATTAACGGTATTATGACGTTATCAGGCGCATGGCATAAACTGCGTACTGACCCAGTGCTTCGTTTCCTTGTTGTGTCATTGTCTTTCTATGGTATGTCTACCTTCGAAGGTCCAATGATGGCAATTAAAACCGTCAATGCTTTATCTCATTATACCGATTGGACTGTTGGCCATGTTCATTCTGGTGCCTTGGGTTGGGTTGCTATGGTTTCTATTGGTTCTTTGTATCATTTAATCCCTGTGTTATTTAACCAAGGCCGCATGTACAGCACTAATTTAGTGAACGTGCATTTCTGGTTAGCAACTATTGGTACTGTGCTATATATCGTGTCTATGTGGATTTCTGGTGTGATGCAAGGTTTGATGTGGCGTGCAGTTAACTCTGACGGTACATTGACCTATAGCTTTGTTGAAAGCTTAGAAGCATCTTATCCTTTCTACTTTGTTCGCTTTATTGGTGGTGTATTCTTCTTAACAGGTATGTTTATCATGGCATACAACGTGATACGCACTGTTAAAGCACCTAAAGATTCATTGCCAGCACTCGCTGAAGCAAAAGCATAA